DNA sequence from the Acidobacteriota bacterium genome:
GTCGCTCACCTTCTTCCAGGTGTCGCCGTGGTCCTCGGAGCGGAAGATGCCACCGCGGCCCTCCGCCGCGGTGATGATCGTCCACAGCCGGCCGCGGCGCGCCGGCGACGCGGAGACGCCGATGCGGCCGAGCACGCCGGTCGGTAGACCGCCCTCGAGGCGTTCCCAGGTGTCGCCGCCGTCCGTCGAGCGGAACAGGCCGCCCTCGTCGCTGCCGTCGATCAGCGTCCAGGGCTTGCGCTCGACCCGCCAGACCGCGGCGTAGAGGACGCGTGGATTGAAGGGGTCGAGTTCCAGGTCGGCGATGCCGGCATCGTCCGAGATGCTCAGCACGTGCTGCCAGGTCTCGCCGCCGTCCGTCGAACGGTAGACGCCCCGTTCCGGGTTGCTGCCGAAGATCTGGCCGAGTACGCCGACCCAGAGGACGTTCGGGTCCTCCGGATGGACGCGGACGCGGCTGATGGCGCCCGCCCGTTCCAGGCCGACGTGCTCCCAGGAAGCACCCGCGTCAGTCGAGCGGTACATGCCGTCTCCGATCGAGACGTTGCCGCGAGGACAGGCGGAGCCCATGCCAACGTAGATCACGTTCGGATCGCTCGGCGCCACGGTGACGGCGCCGACGGAGCCGGCCTTGAAGTCCCTATCGGTCAGGTTCTCCCAGGAGATGCCCGCGTTCGTCGTGCGCCAGACGCCGCCGCCGGTCGAGCCCATGTAGAACGTGTAGGGGTGTGACGGGTGCCCGGCGACCGCGGTGACCCGGCCGCCGCGGCTGGGGCCGACCAGCCGGAACTCGATTCCCTCGAAGGGGTCCGGTTGTTCCTGACTCCATGCCGTTCCGACGGCCAACACGATCGCCAGAAGCGCTGCTGCGTTCTTCAGGTCGATCATCGGCGCGTAGTCTACGCCTCCGCGACACAAGCCCCCATGCGGCTGGTACATTCGGGTCCGCCGTGAGCGCCGAGCCCGCCGCCCGCTTCGTCATCTACACCGACGGCGGCGCTAGCCCGAACCCCGGCCCGGGCGGCTGGGCCGCCGTCATCCTGCATCCGGCCGGAAGCACGGAGGAGATCTCCGGTGGAGCGCCGAGCACGACGAACAACCGGATGGAACTCATGGCCGCGATCTCGGCGCTCGCCCACCTGACGGCTCCGAGCGCCGTCGACGTCTACACGGACTCCCAGTACCTGCGGCAGGGCATCACCTCCTGGCTCGCGCGCTGGCGGGCTCAGGGCTGGCGGCGTCGCGATGGCGGCGCGGTCAAGAACGTCGACCTGTGGCGGCGACTGGAGGGTCTGGACCGGCGCCACCGCGTGAGCTGGCACTGGGTCAAAGGTCATGCCGGCAACGAGTGGAACGAGCGGGTGGACGCCCTGGCCAGCGCCGAGATCGCGGCTCGTGGAGGCGGCGCCGCGGCCGAGCCCGGTTCCGATGAAGCCGTTCCGTCGGACAGCGTGCGCATCTTTCTCAAGGTCCGTTGCGTCGGGACACGCGGCGCGTGGGTCGCCGAACTGGTGACGCCGGCCGGCACGGTCGAGCGGTCCGGCGGGGCGGAGGAGACGACGGCGAACCGGCTCGAGCTCGAGTGCGTCCTGGAGTTGCTCGGCGCTCTGCCGCCCGGTCAAGCCGCGGCTGTCTACACCGGCAACGACTACCTCAGGCGCGGCGCCGCGCTCTGGATCCATGCCTGGAAACGCAACCGGTGGCGGACCAAGAGCGGCGGGCCGGTCAAGAACGCCGAACTCTGGCACCGGCTCGACCGCCAGCTCGAAGAGCGGCGGGTGCAATGGCCGGCGCCGACGGGCGATGCGGGGGAGCGGCTCAAGGAGCTGAAGGAGCGGGTGCGCGGGCTGTTCTGAAGAGCAGGCTCCTTACACCGCCTGCTCCCGGGTTGCCAGGAATCGGACTTCCGGCGCGTTCTCGGCGGCGCGGTCGAGCCAGTAGCGGTTGGCGGCCAGGAACAGGGGCGCGCCGTTGTGGTCGTGCGCGAT
Encoded proteins:
- a CDS encoding ribonuclease HI, encoding MTPAGTVERSGGAEETTANRLELECVLELLGALPPGQAAAVYTGNDYLRRGAALWIHAWKRNRWRTKSGGPVKNAELWHRLDRQLEERRVQWPAPTGDAGERLKELKERVRGLF